Proteins from a single region of Pseudopedobacter saltans DSM 12145:
- a CDS encoding beta/alpha barrel domain-containing protein has translation MAAIEKDTVLKRLNEVGILPLFYHSDSFLVKDIVEACYDAGIRNFEFVDRGDNTLPVLKQLLTYSRTHMPEMAVGVGTIYHPEKAKIFIEEGADFIVTPALIPEVGKVCLENNIPWLPGVGTFTEIYQARQLGAEVLKLYPSGAIGSQFIKTVRNPMPDVKLLASGGPKGTRESLAEWFDAGAYAVSISSYFFPEDVIARKDIDWIRERVKESIGFLEEFRGNR, from the coding sequence ATGGCAGCTATAGAGAAAGACACCGTTTTAAAGCGTTTAAATGAGGTAGGTATTTTACCTTTATTTTATCACTCCGATTCATTTTTAGTAAAAGACATAGTAGAAGCCTGTTATGATGCCGGTATCAGGAATTTTGAGTTTGTAGATCGAGGCGATAATACTTTGCCTGTATTAAAACAATTACTGACATACTCCAGAACTCATATGCCTGAAATGGCTGTGGGGGTAGGAACCATTTATCATCCTGAAAAAGCTAAAATATTTATAGAAGAAGGTGCAGACTTTATTGTTACACCTGCATTAATACCGGAAGTAGGAAAAGTTTGTTTGGAGAATAATATTCCCTGGTTACCGGGCGTGGGTACTTTTACAGAAATCTATCAGGCCAGACAGTTAGGTGCCGAAGTATTGAAGCTATATCCTTCTGGAGCGATAGGTTCTCAGTTTATAAAAACCGTAAGAAATCCGATGCCAGATGTTAAACTTTTGGCTTCTGGTGGCCCGAAAGGAACCAGGGAGAGTCTGGCCGAATGGTTTGATGCTGGTGCGTATGCGGTTAGTATAAGCTCTTACTTTTTTCCGGAAGACGTTATAGCCAGAAAAGATATCGACTGGATAAGGGAAAGGGTAAAGGAAAGTATAGGATTTTTGGAGGAGTTTAGGGGGAATAGGTAG
- a CDS encoding GNAT family N-acetyltransferase, whose amino-acid sequence MDFNIRAYEQKDREPLLKILKQNVPLHFAELEVADFNNYLDEYVECYFVVESGITLIGAGGINLDKENNNAKISWDFISPDYQGKGIGSKLLKYRINIIQSMPDIKQIIVRTSQTAYQFYQKNGFVLEKVEKNYWADGFDLYYMTYFNSLVIRK is encoded by the coding sequence ATGGATTTCAATATCAGGGCTTACGAGCAAAAGGACAGAGAACCTCTGCTGAAGATATTAAAACAAAATGTTCCTTTACATTTCGCTGAATTGGAAGTTGCAGATTTCAATAACTACCTGGACGAATATGTAGAATGCTATTTTGTTGTAGAGTCCGGCATTACATTAATTGGCGCGGGAGGAATAAATTTAGATAAGGAAAATAACAACGCTAAAATCAGCTGGGATTTTATTTCGCCAGACTATCAGGGTAAAGGTATAGGCAGTAAGTTATTGAAATACAGAATTAATATTATCCAAAGTATGCCAGACATCAAACAAATTATTGTACGAACTTCTCAGACCGCCTATCAATTTTACCAGAAGAATGGCTTTGTATTAGAAAAGGTAGAAAAGAACTATTGGGCAGATGGTTTTGATTTATACTATATGACTTATTTTAATTCATTGGTTATTCGTAAATAG
- a CDS encoding transposase codes for MFVRNEYKQVMLDSWKYCIDNKGLEVYGWCIMTSHVHMLIGTNKDRLENIMRDMKRYTSERLRREIRNHPQESRREWILWLMERAGKKNSNNIIFLYETGQPAHTIKRRKAVTGLLWKKQKIIYIVVQRTISE; via the coding sequence TTGTTTGTAAGAAACGAGTATAAACAGGTAATGCTGGACAGCTGGAAATATTGTATAGATAATAAAGGTTTGGAAGTATACGGATGGTGTATTATGACAAGCCATGTGCATATGCTTATAGGAACAAATAAAGACAGGTTAGAAAACATTATGCGGGATATGAAGAGGTATACATCAGAAAGGTTGAGACGGGAAATAAGAAATCATCCACAGGAGAGCAGGCGGGAGTGGATACTTTGGTTAATGGAAAGAGCAGGTAAAAAGAACAGTAACAATATAATTTTTCTTTATGAGACAGGACAACCAGCCCATACAATTAAAAGAAGAAAGGCCGTTACAGGATTGTTGTGGAAAAAGCAGAAGATTATCTATATAGTAGTGCAAAGGACTATTTCGGAATGA
- a CDS encoding 3'-5' exonuclease: MAKQLDKILIVDLEATCWEDKVPTGMESDIIEIGACLLDIQSGEISDSRGILVKPERSELSKFCTSLTTITRQMLDEQAIPFKEACNILKKEYHSQSRAWASFGAYDQKQFQRQCGALGIGNPMGPSHINVKTLFALKKKLAHEQGMAGALALLDIPLEGTHHRGVDDARNIAKILRWILN, from the coding sequence ATGGCAAAACAATTAGATAAAATACTCATAGTAGATTTGGAAGCTACCTGTTGGGAAGACAAAGTACCTACGGGAATGGAAAGTGATATTATAGAAATAGGTGCATGCTTATTGGATATCCAAAGTGGAGAGATTTCAGACAGCAGGGGTATACTGGTAAAGCCGGAGCGTTCTGAGCTAAGTAAGTTTTGCACTTCCCTCACCACTATTACCCGGCAAATGCTGGATGAGCAGGCTATCCCATTTAAAGAAGCTTGCAATATATTAAAGAAGGAATACCATTCACAAAGCAGGGCATGGGCAAGCTTTGGTGCTTATGACCAAAAGCAGTTTCAAAGGCAGTGTGGCGCATTGGGAATAGGAAATCCAATGGGGCCATCGCATATCAATGTTAAGACTTTGTTTGCTTTAAAGAAAAAGCTTGCTCATGAACAGGGAATGGCAGGTGCCTTAGCATTGCTGGATATTCCCTTAGAAGGTACACATCACAGGGGAGTAGATGATGCCCGGAATATCGCCAAAATATTAAGATGGATATTGAATTGA
- a CDS encoding TonB-dependent receptor domain-containing protein encodes MSKLKVAFFLFLLLQSAQQLFSQVSTVAVSGIVESGSDKAKLPYVNVVLKNKKDSSFVTGTVTNEEGRFLINNVKPGNYLIQVSFMGYESYSSSLFVGSLSPNIDIPAIVLLRDARLLREISVIAKQDNLSSGMDKKTYTVQDNISQSGGSVLQSMQNLPGVTVQEGKVQLRGSDKVTVLIDGRQTALTGFGNQIGLDNIPASAIDKIEVINNPSAKYEANGNAGIINIVIKKEKQEGLNGKVMLTTGLGALWERKENLPTIRPQYTATPKINPSLALNYRKDKINLFVQADNLYTQTLNKNEYVTRTYDDGQIINSQLKRNRNTNFFTGKAGIDWNINSQNTLTISGLYGSEKIIDRGDQPFFNGDITQRLRLWQFLEDELKTTAMATASYQHKFKEAGHLLNAGFNYTFHREDEKYFYDNYLPNSTGTDAFKLLSDEKVYDVNLDYIKPFRYGRIETGLKLRNRNIPTNMNFIPGQNSVLDVSAGGWANYKELIPAWYGNYIYENEKWEAEAGLRVEYVKIQYDVNPNHSTYKSDGYNYTQPFPNLRLAYKLSDYNKLSVFYNRRVDRPNEVDIRIFPKYDDAEIIKVGNPALKPQFTNSLELGYKHTWDKGYVYSALYHRFSDGTITRISSIVPGSTLVYAVFQNAGKSYNSGIEGVWNQKINAYYSFSINGNIYRNQINAFSVESLYPKPATFSADKESMFSGNIKLNNIFRFAKGTDAQLSAVCLAPDIIPQGRLGSRFSVDMGVKKSVQSGKGELFFNATDLLNTMVVNKEIRAAGFRYTSNDYYETQVIRLGYSYKF; translated from the coding sequence ATGAGCAAATTAAAAGTTGCTTTCTTCCTTTTTCTTTTACTCCAAAGTGCGCAGCAATTATTTTCGCAGGTTTCTACTGTTGCAGTTTCGGGAATTGTAGAATCTGGCTCTGATAAGGCCAAATTACCTTATGTAAACGTAGTATTAAAAAATAAAAAGGATAGTTCCTTTGTTACCGGTACGGTGACCAATGAAGAGGGACGCTTTCTGATAAACAATGTCAAACCAGGGAACTACCTTATCCAAGTCTCTTTTATGGGCTATGAAAGTTATAGCTCTTCGCTCTTTGTGGGGAGCCTTTCTCCTAATATAGATATTCCGGCGATAGTTTTACTGAGAGATGCCAGGCTGTTGAGGGAAATAAGTGTAATAGCTAAACAAGACAATTTAAGTTCCGGAATGGATAAAAAGACTTATACCGTTCAGGACAATATCAGTCAATCTGGCGGGTCTGTACTACAAAGCATGCAGAATTTACCCGGCGTTACTGTACAGGAAGGTAAGGTACAATTGAGGGGGAGTGATAAAGTGACGGTGCTGATAGATGGCAGGCAGACTGCCTTAACTGGCTTTGGAAATCAGATAGGGTTAGATAATATTCCTGCATCTGCTATAGATAAGATAGAAGTTATTAATAATCCATCGGCTAAATATGAGGCTAACGGAAATGCCGGTATTATTAATATCGTCATAAAAAAGGAAAAGCAGGAAGGGCTTAACGGCAAGGTAATGTTAACCACTGGTTTGGGAGCGCTTTGGGAAAGAAAAGAAAACTTGCCTACTATAAGGCCACAGTATACGGCAACGCCTAAAATAAACCCTTCTTTGGCGCTGAATTACAGAAAGGATAAAATAAATCTGTTTGTGCAGGCTGATAATCTGTACACCCAGACGCTTAATAAAAATGAATATGTAACCCGTACCTATGATGACGGGCAAATAATCAATTCGCAACTGAAGAGAAACCGGAATACTAATTTTTTTACGGGTAAGGCCGGGATTGATTGGAATATCAACTCGCAAAACACACTGACGATCTCTGGTTTATATGGCAGTGAAAAGATTATCGACAGGGGGGATCAGCCATTTTTTAATGGAGATATAACTCAACGTTTACGTTTATGGCAGTTTCTGGAAGACGAACTGAAAACTACCGCAATGGCAACAGCAAGTTATCAGCATAAATTTAAAGAAGCCGGGCATTTATTGAACGCTGGTTTTAATTATACTTTCCACCGGGAGGATGAAAAGTATTTTTATGATAATTACCTGCCCAACTCTACGGGAACAGATGCTTTCAAGTTATTGTCGGACGAAAAGGTTTACGATGTCAACCTCGATTATATCAAACCTTTTAGATACGGACGTATAGAGACCGGTTTAAAACTAAGGAACCGGAATATCCCAACAAATATGAATTTTATTCCGGGCCAAAATTCTGTGCTGGATGTTAGTGCGGGCGGCTGGGCTAATTATAAGGAATTGATTCCTGCCTGGTATGGCAATTATATTTATGAGAATGAAAAATGGGAAGCAGAGGCGGGGCTGCGGGTGGAGTATGTTAAAATTCAGTACGATGTAAATCCAAATCACAGTACCTATAAAAGTGACGGATATAATTATACACAACCGTTTCCCAATCTTCGTTTAGCGTATAAATTAAGCGATTACAATAAATTATCAGTTTTTTATAATAGAAGGGTCGACAGGCCTAATGAAGTCGATATCAGGATTTTTCCTAAATATGATGATGCCGAAATTATAAAAGTAGGAAACCCGGCTCTGAAACCACAGTTTACCAATAGTCTGGAGCTTGGTTATAAACACACCTGGGATAAAGGATATGTTTATTCCGCTTTGTATCATCGTTTCTCAGATGGTACCATAACACGGATTTCCAGTATTGTCCCGGGCAGCACATTAGTGTACGCCGTATTTCAGAATGCAGGAAAGAGTTATAACAGTGGGATAGAAGGGGTCTGGAACCAAAAAATCAATGCGTACTATTCTTTCAGCATAAACGGAAATATTTACCGGAATCAAATTAACGCTTTTTCCGTAGAAAGTCTGTATCCAAAGCCTGCTACTTTCTCGGCTGATAAAGAATCAATGTTTTCGGGGAATATCAAATTAAATAATATATTCAGATTTGCTAAAGGAACTGATGCTCAGTTAAGTGCGGTTTGTCTTGCGCCGGATATTATACCTCAGGGAAGGCTTGGTTCCAGATTTTCTGTAGATATGGGAGTTAAAAAATCTGTACAAAGCGGCAAAGGTGAGCTGTTCTTTAATGCGACAGATTTATTAAATACTATGGTCGTAAATAAGGAAATAAGAGCTGCAGGTTTCAGGTATACCAGTAATGATTATTACGAAACGCAGGTAATTCGTCTAGGTTATAGTTATAAATTTTAA
- a CDS encoding phosphatase PAP2 family protein → MMFRSLNLIAIAFLIACSAANAQELNTDSLQKESKMAYKYRLSGKNLILPTAFVGYGAASLHFNMLKRVNTSTREEINEHNPMHIKLDNYTQYAPALLVYGLNACGLKGMHNFKERTIIYASSQLITAAIVVPLKRNIKEERPDAADNWSFPSGHTATAFSSAHFMFREYKNSNLLVGLAGYPFAIVTGAYRTLNDKHWVGDVVAGAGIGILSTELAYALYPKVNALFSRKDKGSTMITPYYAQNGIGVGLVKSF, encoded by the coding sequence ATGATGTTCAGGAGTTTAAATCTTATTGCAATCGCTTTTCTGATAGCATGTAGTGCTGCAAATGCTCAGGAATTAAATACCGATAGTTTGCAGAAGGAAAGTAAGATGGCGTATAAGTACAGGTTAAGCGGCAAGAACCTTATTTTACCGACAGCTTTTGTTGGTTATGGTGCGGCTAGTTTGCATTTCAATATGTTAAAAAGGGTAAATACTTCTACCCGCGAGGAAATTAATGAACACAATCCTATGCATATAAAGCTTGATAACTATACCCAGTATGCGCCTGCTTTATTGGTTTATGGCCTGAATGCTTGTGGATTAAAAGGAATGCATAATTTTAAGGAAAGAACCATTATTTATGCCAGCTCTCAATTAATAACGGCTGCTATTGTAGTGCCATTAAAACGGAATATTAAAGAAGAAAGACCTGATGCTGCGGATAACTGGTCTTTTCCGTCGGGGCATACAGCAACGGCCTTTTCTTCCGCACATTTTATGTTCAGGGAATATAAGAACAGCAATTTACTGGTCGGTTTGGCTGGTTATCCGTTTGCAATTGTTACGGGAGCTTACAGAACATTAAATGATAAGCATTGGGTAGGTGATGTGGTTGCTGGAGCAGGGATAGGTATTTTGTCGACAGAACTGGCTTATGCCTTGTATCCGAAGGTTAATGCATTATTTAGCAGGAAGGATAAAGGAAGCACCATGATAACACCTTATTATGCCCAAAACGGTATTGGAGTTGGACTGGTAAAGAGCTTTTAG
- a CDS encoding DMT family transporter, protein MNWIILIIGGLFEVGFTFCLGKAKESNGNDAIWWYSGFAISLVFSMYLLVKATQTLPLGTAYAVWTGIGAVGTVLVGILVFKEPATFMRILFITTLIGSIIGLKAVSSH, encoded by the coding sequence ATGAATTGGATTATTTTAATTATTGGAGGGCTTTTCGAAGTAGGTTTTACATTTTGTTTGGGAAAAGCTAAAGAAAGCAACGGAAATGACGCCATATGGTGGTACAGTGGATTCGCTATCAGTTTGGTTTTTAGTATGTACCTTCTGGTAAAGGCAACCCAAACGCTACCATTGGGAACAGCCTATGCTGTTTGGACCGGAATTGGTGCGGTAGGTACCGTTTTGGTTGGGATTTTGGTTTTTAAAGAACCCGCTACTTTTATGCGTATTCTTTTTATCACCACTTTAATAGGATCTATCATCGGGTTGAAAGCTGTATCTTCCCATTAA
- a CDS encoding AAA family ATPase, which yields MNKDYHNLYVITGGPGTGKTTTLNQLKQDGFKCITEDAREIIKEQMATGGTSLPWKDKKNYTLLMLRKAYESYSNVLCADDNDIYFFDRSILDAVCYADMISFPVPQEFNHIIENCIYNKNVFIFPPWPEIYQTDTERKQNWQEALDTYNFLKATYQKFGYTLIEVPKDTPRNRAAFIKTHIQIVY from the coding sequence ATGAACAAAGATTACCACAATTTATATGTGATAACCGGAGGTCCCGGAACCGGGAAAACAACCACACTTAATCAACTGAAACAAGATGGATTTAAATGTATAACTGAAGATGCCAGAGAAATAATAAAAGAACAAATGGCCACCGGAGGGACATCACTTCCCTGGAAAGACAAGAAAAACTATACACTGCTTATGCTTCGTAAAGCTTATGAAAGCTACAGTAATGTTTTATGTGCAGATGACAACGACATCTACTTTTTCGACAGGAGTATTTTAGATGCTGTCTGTTATGCCGATATGATCAGCTTTCCTGTTCCACAGGAATTTAACCACATTATCGAAAACTGTATTTATAACAAAAACGTTTTTATATTTCCTCCATGGCCCGAGATCTACCAGACAGATACGGAAAGGAAACAAAACTGGCAAGAAGCCTTAGACACCTATAATTTTTTAAAGGCAACTTATCAAAAGTTTGGCTATACCTTAATAGAGGTTCCTAAAGACACTCCCCGCAACAGAGCAGCGTTTATAAAAACTCATATCCAGATAGTGTATTAA
- a CDS encoding DUF4180 domain-containing protein, with the protein MFPATYENRFYRKKNETLIADISADGIIINNTQDALDMMMNCSYQGADKIIWYEQNITPEFFDLKTKLAGNILQKFSTYNMELAIIGEFSKYNSKSLKDFIFESNKQRKINFLATKEEALAILSANKRSI; encoded by the coding sequence ATATTTCCCGCTACTTATGAAAATAGATTTTATAGAAAAAAAAACGAAACTTTAATTGCGGATATCAGCGCAGACGGAATAATTATAAACAACACTCAGGATGCCTTAGACATGATGATGAATTGCAGTTATCAGGGTGCGGATAAAATCATCTGGTACGAACAAAACATCACTCCCGAGTTTTTTGACCTTAAAACAAAGCTGGCTGGCAATATCCTGCAGAAGTTTTCCACTTATAATATGGAATTAGCCATTATCGGAGAATTCTCTAAATACAATAGTAAAAGCTTAAAGGACTTCATCTTTGAAAGTAATAAACAAAGAAAGATTAATTTTTTAGCTACAAAAGAAGAAGCTTTAGCTATTTTAAGTGCTAATAAAAGATCTATCTGA
- the trpB gene encoding tryptophan synthase subunit beta, producing the protein MGDSTNIKVGPLDSMLEHNGAYGPYGGAYIPPVLEGQLKKLADFFDEEVKTDDFKNEFIRILKQYVGRPSPLYYAKNLSDYVGSKIYLKREDLNHTGSHKINNCIGQILLAKKMGAKEIIAETGAGQHGVATATASAILGIPCKVFMGEIDVERQALNVRRMRLLGAEVIPTNLGSRTLKDAVDAALGYYIQNPESFYLLGSHVGPHPYPRMVGYFQSVIGNEARQQILAEEGKLPKHIFAAVGGGSNAIGLFSGFLADDEVEIHGAEGGGEGIYPNTAATLSFGKPAVFQGTMSYCLVDDEGNPIPSKSIAAGLDYPGISPQHAHMKDSGRAKYYPVTDAEAVEAYKLLSRLEGITPAIESSHAVALAMKVLKNKGELAIVNVSGRGDKDVEREM; encoded by the coding sequence ATGGGAGACAGTACGAATATCAAAGTGGGACCATTGGATAGTATGTTGGAACACAATGGAGCTTATGGTCCCTACGGTGGGGCATATATACCTCCGGTACTTGAAGGACAACTAAAAAAACTGGCAGACTTTTTCGACGAAGAAGTAAAAACCGATGATTTCAAAAACGAATTTATCCGCATTTTAAAACAGTATGTAGGCCGGCCTTCCCCATTATACTATGCAAAAAATCTGAGCGATTATGTTGGTTCTAAAATTTACTTAAAACGTGAAGATTTAAACCATACCGGTTCTCACAAGATCAATAATTGTATCGGACAAATCTTGCTGGCTAAAAAAATGGGGGCTAAAGAAATTATTGCCGAAACCGGTGCCGGGCAACATGGTGTAGCCACAGCTACTGCCTCAGCTATTTTAGGCATCCCTTGTAAAGTTTTCATGGGCGAAATAGATGTGGAAAGACAAGCTTTAAACGTACGTCGTATGCGTTTGCTGGGTGCCGAAGTTATACCTACAAACCTTGGCAGCAGAACTTTAAAAGACGCTGTTGATGCTGCTTTAGGATATTATATACAAAATCCAGAGTCTTTTTATTTACTGGGTTCACATGTAGGCCCTCACCCATATCCACGCATGGTTGGTTATTTCCAGTCTGTAATTGGTAACGAAGCCAGACAGCAAATTTTAGCAGAAGAAGGTAAATTACCTAAGCATATTTTTGCTGCTGTTGGCGGAGGTTCCAATGCCATAGGATTATTTTCTGGTTTTTTAGCAGATGACGAAGTGGAAATCCATGGAGCAGAAGGTGGTGGCGAAGGTATTTACCCTAATACAGCGGCAACACTTTCCTTTGGAAAACCTGCGGTATTTCAGGGAACAATGTCTTATTGTCTGGTAGACGATGAAGGAAACCCGATTCCATCGAAATCCATCGCTGCTGGTTTGGATTATCCTGGAATTTCTCCGCAACATGCACACATGAAAGACAGTGGAAGAGCAAAATACTATCCGGTAACAGATGCAGAGGCTGTTGAGGCCTACAAATTATTGTCGAGATTAGAAGGTATTACTCCTGCTATCGAATCTTCACATGCGGTTGCTTTAGCTATGAAAGTCCTAAAAAACAAAGGCGAACTGGCTATAGTAAACGTTTCCGGAAGAGGCGACAAAGATGTAGAAAGAGAAATGTAA
- a CDS encoding NAD(P)-binding domain-containing protein, with protein MTAFKVGIIGAGPSGLAMLRAFESEQKKGNPIPELKCYEKQDNWGGMWNYTWRTGVGKYGEPLHGSMYKYLWSNGPKECLEFADYTFTEHFGQPISSYPPREVLFDYIEGRIKQSNARDYIQFNTVARWVDYLPETKQFRVIFDNLVKNETFEEIFDYLVVGTGHFSTPNMPYFKGIDNFPGAVMHAHDFRGADQFKNQKLLLIGSSYSAEDIGVQCYKHGSAGVTISYRSNPLGSKWPDGIKEKPLVTHFEGNKAFFKDGTSEEFDAVVFCTGYQHKFPFLPDNLRLKTKNCLYPDNLYKGVIFHENEKLIFLGMQDQYYTFNMFDTQAWFARDYMLGRVALPNGQERRKDIDKWMDYEKRSLTGEEHVDFQTDYIKDLISYTDYPAFDLDKVADMFKSWLKDKEESILGYRDKVYQSVMDNTHAEKHHTKWMKEMDDSLERYLDEQPADEFELSKENYY; from the coding sequence ATGACAGCATTTAAAGTTGGAATTATTGGGGCCGGTCCAAGTGGACTTGCCATGTTAAGGGCTTTTGAGTCAGAACAGAAAAAAGGTAATCCCATACCAGAATTAAAATGTTATGAAAAACAGGATAACTGGGGCGGGATGTGGAATTATACGTGGCGTACAGGCGTTGGCAAATACGGCGAGCCGCTGCATGGCAGTATGTATAAATATTTGTGGTCTAACGGCCCAAAAGAATGTTTAGAATTTGCCGATTATACTTTTACCGAACATTTTGGACAGCCTATATCATCTTACCCGCCAAGAGAAGTTCTTTTCGATTATATAGAAGGGCGTATTAAACAAAGTAATGCCAGAGACTATATACAATTTAATACGGTAGCACGCTGGGTAGATTATCTTCCCGAAACCAAACAGTTTAGGGTGATATTCGATAATCTGGTTAAAAACGAAACATTCGAGGAAATATTTGACTATCTGGTAGTTGGAACAGGGCATTTCTCTACGCCTAATATGCCTTATTTTAAAGGTATCGACAATTTCCCGGGAGCGGTAATGCATGCGCATGATTTCAGGGGAGCGGACCAGTTTAAAAACCAGAAATTATTATTAATTGGTAGCAGCTATTCTGCAGAAGATATAGGCGTACAATGTTATAAACATGGCAGCGCCGGCGTAACCATTTCATACAGATCTAATCCTCTTGGTTCCAAATGGCCCGACGGTATCAAAGAAAAACCATTGGTTACTCATTTCGAAGGCAATAAAGCTTTTTTTAAAGATGGAACCTCTGAAGAATTTGACGCGGTTGTCTTTTGTACAGGCTATCAGCACAAATTCCCATTCTTGCCAGATAATTTAAGACTGAAAACTAAAAACTGCTTATATCCGGACAATTTATACAAAGGCGTCATTTTCCATGAAAATGAAAAACTGATCTTTCTCGGTATGCAAGACCAATACTATACATTTAATATGTTTGATACCCAAGCCTGGTTTGCCCGCGATTATATGCTGGGTAGAGTTGCTTTGCCAAACGGACAAGAAAGACGAAAAGATATTGATAAATGGATGGATTACGAAAAGCGCAGTTTAACAGGAGAAGAGCATGTTGATTTTCAGACAGACTATATCAAAGATTTAATAAGTTATACCGACTATCCAGCTTTCGATCTGGATAAAGTAGCTGATATGTTTAAAAGCTGGCTTAAAGATAAAGAAGAGAGTATTTTAGGGTACAGAGATAAAGTATACCAGTCTGTAATGGATAACACTCATGCTGAAAAACACCATACCAAATGGATGAAAGAAATGGATGATAGCCTGGAACGCTATTTAGACGAACAACCTGCAGACGAGTTTGAGTTAAGCAAAGAAAACTATTACTAA
- a CDS encoding DNA alkylation repair protein, which translates to MATKEILAQLQTLSNEKTYAHNKKVGAGDNQFGVKMGDIRNIAKKIKRDHKLGLELWQTKNIDARLLAILIIDPNKLSIKELEQMVKSIDFAPIADWFNSYIIKDNPNKDLLREKWIDSDNKWIARAGWSLLAGKIARDAESLDLSAILDRIESEMLNAEPEVQWTMNTALAQVGINFPEHRARAISIGEKLGIYRDYPVSKGCTSPFAPIWINEMVSRQKT; encoded by the coding sequence ATGGCAACAAAAGAAATTCTAGCTCAATTGCAGACACTGAGCAATGAAAAAACATATGCTCACAATAAAAAAGTTGGTGCCGGTGACAATCAGTTTGGTGTTAAAATGGGCGATATCAGGAACATCGCTAAAAAGATAAAAAGAGACCACAAACTGGGTTTAGAATTATGGCAAACAAAAAATATCGACGCCCGCTTATTGGCTATTTTAATTATAGATCCCAATAAACTATCCATCAAAGAACTGGAACAAATGGTTAAATCTATTGATTTCGCTCCAATTGCCGATTGGTTTAACTCTTACATAATAAAGGATAATCCCAATAAAGATTTACTCAGGGAGAAGTGGATAGATTCCGATAATAAATGGATCGCAAGAGCCGGCTGGAGTCTATTGGCTGGTAAGATTGCCCGCGATGCAGAAAGTCTGGATCTCTCTGCTATTTTAGATCGCATTGAGTCGGAAATGCTGAATGCAGAACCGGAAGTACAATGGACTATGAACACTGCTTTAGCCCAAGTTGGTATTAATTTTCCCGAGCATAGAGCCAGAGCCATATCAATTGGCGAAAAGTTGGGAATATATAGGGATTACCCGGTATCTAAGGGTTGTACCTCTCCCTTCGCCCCTATCTGGATCAATGAAATGGTAAGCAGGCAAAAAACTTAA